Proteins from one Nodularia sp. LEGE 06071 genomic window:
- a CDS encoding DUF6658 family protein: MNSVIAFWKKLKLRQILTIFVAGLLLMVSTACSGVNPQGANPQNPAVQAGGANNPYKGGGDKYTKYRMTTDPKAIEREEKKEREQASLQSDLEVLIAINRDSEILYPGAETPRGRVEKEKELPIITDKNFQRPAPGGLIQREPNVGTRLQKRVETVQDSVKEASTFLNNKAEEASSRPELQKNPAVGK, translated from the coding sequence ATGAACAGTGTGATAGCTTTCTGGAAAAAGTTAAAACTGCGTCAGATTTTAACTATTTTTGTAGCTGGTCTATTGTTGATGGTTAGCACTGCTTGTAGTGGGGTAAATCCTCAAGGTGCAAATCCTCAAAATCCTGCTGTCCAGGCTGGAGGTGCTAACAATCCTTATAAGGGTGGTGGAGACAAATATACCAAATATAGAATGACCACCGATCCCAAAGCGATTGAAAGGGAAGAGAAGAAAGAAAGGGAGCAAGCTAGTCTACAGTCAGATTTAGAAGTTTTGATTGCCATAAATAGAGATTCTGAAATACTTTATCCCGGTGCTGAAACACCTAGAGGTAGAGTTGAAAAAGAAAAAGAGTTGCCCATCATCACTGACAAAAACTTTCAAAGACCTGCGCCTGGTGGTTTGATTCAACGAGAACCAAATGTAGGCACTCGCCTTCAAAAACGTGTTGAAACAGTGCAGGATTCAGTTAAAGAGGCTTCGACTTTTTTGAATAACAAGGCAGAAGAAGCAAGTTCTCGACCTGAGTTGCAAAAAAATCCAGCCGTAGGTAAATAG
- the larC gene encoding nickel pincer cofactor biosynthesis protein LarC → MIKVAYLQCPTGISGDMCLGALVSLGVPVEYLSEKLNKLGIAQEYKLRVELVQRNGQQATKVHVDLVHNHHHHDHEHDHHHGRHLPEIEQLIYTAELPSRAEAWSLAVFRQLAVAEGAVHGIAPEKVHFHEVGAVDAIVDIVGTCLGLDWLGIDSNDQGLPLLYCSALPTGGGTVRAAHGEMAVPVPAVLKLWEMRGCPVFSNGIDRELVTPTGAAIATTLTTEFGSPPPMSIKQVGLGAGTINLPISNILRLWLGDRTARTAEGDRIHNSEDTSPNLETITVLETQIDDLNPQAIGYIFEALFAVGAVDVFTQPIGMKKSRPGILLTVICHPDNLQACEAVLFRETTTLGIRRSTQQRAILQREIQTVEIEYGKVRVKVAWNGQKQDKFIANIQPEYEDCADLARNHNIPWREVQRLALQTWYLQNQAATRSH, encoded by the coding sequence ATGATTAAAGTTGCTTATCTTCAATGTCCGACGGGAATTTCTGGTGATATGTGTTTAGGGGCGTTAGTCAGTCTGGGTGTTCCCGTGGAGTATTTAAGTGAAAAACTCAATAAATTGGGAATTGCCCAGGAGTATAAACTAAGAGTCGAACTTGTGCAACGCAATGGTCAGCAGGCGACTAAAGTTCATGTAGATTTAGTCCACAACCATCACCACCACGACCACGAACATGATCACCATCATGGCCGCCACCTACCAGAAATTGAACAACTGATCTACACTGCTGAATTGCCATCACGGGCAGAAGCTTGGAGTTTGGCAGTATTTCGACAGCTAGCCGTAGCAGAAGGAGCAGTACATGGCATTGCGCCAGAAAAGGTTCATTTTCATGAAGTGGGCGCTGTTGATGCCATTGTGGATATTGTGGGTACGTGCTTGGGGTTGGATTGGTTAGGGATTGATAGTAATGATCAGGGATTACCTTTACTATACTGTTCAGCGCTGCCCACAGGTGGGGGAACAGTGCGAGCCGCCCACGGTGAGATGGCTGTACCAGTACCAGCAGTATTGAAGTTGTGGGAAATGCGGGGTTGTCCGGTTTTTAGTAACGGCATTGACAGGGAACTCGTGACACCAACAGGAGCTGCGATCGCAACTACCCTAACTACAGAATTTGGTTCCCCACCACCAATGTCCATTAAACAGGTAGGACTGGGAGCCGGAACTATCAATTTACCTATCTCTAATATATTACGTCTCTGGCTAGGCGATCGCACTGCGCGCACTGCGGAAGGCGATCGCATTCATAATTCTGAAGATACCAGTCCTAATTTAGAAACCATCACCGTACTCGAAACCCAAATTGATGATTTAAATCCCCAGGCCATCGGCTATATCTTTGAAGCCTTATTTGCCGTGGGTGCAGTGGATGTCTTCACCCAGCCCATAGGAATGAAAAAGTCTCGTCCAGGAATTTTACTAACTGTAATCTGTCATCCAGATAATTTACAGGCTTGTGAAGCAGTTTTATTCCGCGAAACCACTACTTTAGGAATTCGGCGGAGTACCCAACAGCGCGCCATTTTGCAACGGGAAATTCAAACAGTAGAAATTGAATATGGTAAAGTCCGAGTTAAAGTAGCATGGAACGGACAAAAGCAAGATAAATTTATTGCTAACATCCAACCAGAATATGAAGATTGTGCAGATTTAGCTCGCAACCACAATATCCCCTGGCGTGAAGTTCAAAGATTGGCATTACAAACTTGGTATTTGCAAAATCAAGCCGCTACGCGGAGTCATTAG
- a CDS encoding L-threonylcarbamoyladenylate synthase, whose protein sequence is MAKIFAVHPDNPQTRRIEEIKSALSSGAVMLYPTDTVYAIGCDLNAKSAVERVRQIKQLANDKPLTFLCPSLSNVATYAFVSDTAYRIMKRLIPGSYTFLLPATKLVPRLVQSPKRKTTGIRVPDHPVCLALLAALENPIISTSAHLPPDDQPVDLDLEPRLSQVELFDRWDHLVDVIIDTGEEPTYEVSTILDLTGDEPMMTRRGLGWEAAAAWV, encoded by the coding sequence ATGGCAAAAATTTTCGCTGTCCATCCTGATAATCCCCAAACCCGCCGTATAGAGGAAATAAAGTCAGCGCTCTCTAGTGGCGCAGTTATGCTCTACCCTACAGACACAGTTTATGCTATTGGTTGTGATTTAAATGCCAAGTCGGCAGTAGAACGAGTGCGGCAAATTAAACAGCTAGCTAATGATAAACCACTGACATTTTTGTGTCCTTCACTATCAAATGTGGCAACTTATGCCTTTGTCAGTGATACAGCTTATCGGATTATGAAGCGCTTGATACCAGGGAGTTACACGTTTTTACTACCTGCTACCAAGTTAGTGCCGCGACTTGTACAAAGTCCCAAGCGAAAAACTACTGGGATTCGTGTACCAGACCATCCGGTATGCTTGGCATTGCTAGCAGCGCTGGAAAATCCGATTATTTCAACTTCGGCACATCTCCCACCAGATGATCAACCAGTAGACCTAGATTTAGAACCTAGACTATCGCAGGTGGAGCTGTTTGACCGTTGGGATCATTTAGTAGATGTAATTATAGACACTGGTGAGGAACCAACTTATGAGGTGTCTACAATTTTGGATTTGACGGGAGACGAACCAATGATGACAAGGCGGGGTTTAGGTTGGGAAGCAGCAGCAG